From one Xiphias gladius isolate SHS-SW01 ecotype Sanya breed wild chromosome 12, ASM1685928v1, whole genome shotgun sequence genomic stretch:
- the lgi2a gene encoding leucine-rich repeat LGI family member 2a produces the protein MPPAGTMPPALRIWALLAVSLCCLPQPGHFKRGFRCPSTCGCSKESIVCVGSSYVPRINPGEISSLSIVNGTFSEVREAMFAHMPSLQLLLLNSNSLTTIRDDAFSGLPHLEYLFIESNKIETASKYAFRGLRDLTHLSLANNNIKALPRDLFIDLDSLIELDLRGNAFECDCRAKWLMTWLKSTNATVSDVMCAGPEDMKDKRLNDMTSLHNECISTDFVLHQSVASESLSVDTFSYKNDVYVAIAAPSIESCMVLQWDHIEMNFRTYDNITGQSIVGCKSVVIQNQVFVIVAQLFGGSHIYRFDEDQSRFSKFQDIEVSKISKPNDIEAFQIGSDWFFVIADSSKAGLSTLYKWNNKGFYSYQSLHEWYRDTDAEFLDLDGKAHLILASRSQVPVIYQWSRSNQKFVLQGEIPNMEDVVAVRHFRIKGELYLAMTRYIGDSKVLRWGAKQFAEIQALPSRGSMILQPFFFKERYYLALGSDYTFSQIYLWDDDKNLFDRFKEVYIQAPRSFTVVSTVRRNFIFASSFKGNTQIFEHIIVDLSL, from the exons ATGCCGCCGGCAGGAACGATGCCGCCGGCTCTCAGGATCTGGGCGCTGCTGGCCGTGTCGCTGTGCTGCCTGCCTCAGCCGGGCCATTTCAAGAGGGGTTTCCGATGCCCTTCGACATGCGGCTGCTCCAAGGAGTCCATCGTTTGCGTCGGGTCCTCCTATGTGCCCAGGATTAACCCCGGCGAGATCAGTTCTCT GAGCATCGTCAACGGGACTTTCTCCGAGGTCCGAGAGGCCATGTTCGCCCACATGCCGTCTCTCCAGCTGCT GCTTTTGAATTCCAACTCTCTAACAACTATAAGGGATGACGCATTCTCAGGCCTTCCACATCTGGAGTACCT GTTCATTGAGAGTAATAAGATAGAGACTGCATCCAAATATGCCTTCCGAGGACTCAGGGACTTGACTCACTT GTCTTTGgcaaacaacaacattaaagccTTGCCCAGGGACCTCTTCATTGACCTGGACTCACTGATAGAGCT GGACCTGCGAGGCAATGCCTTCGAGTGTGACTGCCGTGCCAAGTGGCTGATGACGTGGCTGAAGAGCACCAATGCCACAGTGTCGGATGTCATGTGTGCTGGACCGGAGGACATGAAGGACAAGCGCCTTAATGACATGACCAGCCTGCACAATGAATGCATCTCAACGG ATTTCGTCCTCCATCAGTCCGTGGCATCCGAGTCTCTGTCTGTTGACACATTCAGTTATAAGAACGATGTCTACGTGGCTATTGCTGCTCCCAGCATAGAGAGCTGTATGGTTTTACAATGGGACCACATAGAGATGAACTTCAGGACTTATGATAACATCACAG GTCAGTCCATTGTGGGGTGCAAGTCAGTTGTCATCCAGAACCAGGTGTTTGTCATCGTGGCTCAGCTCTTTGGGGGTTCCCACATCTACAGATTTGATGAGGACCAAAGCAGGTTCAGCAAGTTCCAGGACATTGAGGTTTCCAAGATCTCCAAGCCCAACGATATCGAGGCGTTCCAGATTGGCTCTGACTGGTTCTTTGTGATTGCTGACAGCTCAAAAGCGGGCCTGTCCACCCTCTACAAATGGAACAATAAAGGCTTTTATTCGTACCAGTCGCTGCATGAGTGGTACCGTGACACAGATGCAGAGTTCTTGGACTTGGATGGGAAGGCCCACCTTATCTTGGCAAGCCGCTCACAGGTGCCTGTGATCTACCAGTGGAGCCGGAGCAACCAGAAGTTTGTCCTGCAGGGCGAGATCCCGAACATGGAGGATGTAGTAGCTGTGAGGCACTTCCGGATCAAAGGGGAACTCTACCTGGCTATGACACGCTACATAGGAGACTCCAAAGTTCTACGTTGGGGTGCCAAACAGTTTGCAGAGATCCAAGCCTTGCCCTCAAGAGGTTCCATGATTCTGCAGCCGTTCTTTTTCAAAGAACGTTACTACCTGGCCCTGGGAAGTGACTACACCTTCTCGCAGATCTACCTGTGGGATGATGACAAGAACCTCTTTGACCGCTTCAAGGAGGTGTACATCCAGGCGCCGCGCTCCTTCACTGTGGTTTCCACTGTCCGCAGGAACTTCATCTTTGCCTCTAGCTTCAAGGGAAACACACAGATCTTTGAGCACATCATCGTTGACTTGAGCTTGTGA